A genomic stretch from Phoenix dactylifera cultivar Barhee BC4 unplaced genomic scaffold, palm_55x_up_171113_PBpolish2nd_filt_p 000881F, whole genome shotgun sequence includes:
- the LOC120107484 gene encoding probable inactive dual specificity protein phosphatase-like At4g18593 has product METDQKLQTLYRCKRCRRIVAAQENVILHKQGEGERCFKWKKRGAPLDVDKKPECSSIFVEPMKWMHAVQEGHVEEKLWCLGCKARLGSFNWAGMQCSCGAWVNPAFQLHKSRIDESTA; this is encoded by the exons ATGGAAACTGATCAGAAACTGCAAACTCTATATCGCTGCAAAAGATGCCGCAGGATTGTTGCGGCTCAAGAGAATGTGATTCTTCACAAGCAGGGCGAGGGTGAACGATGCTTCAAATGGAAGAAAAGAGGTGCCCCCCTGGACGTTGACAAGAAACCCGAATGCTCCTCAATATTTGTGGAGCCCATGAAGTGGATGCATGCAG TACAAGAAGGCCATGTTGAAGAGAAACTTTGGTGCTTGGGCTGCAAGGCCCGTTTGGGTTCATTCAACTGGGCAGGCATGCAATGCAGCTGTGGAGCTTGGGTGAATCCAGCATTTCAGCTGCACAAGAGTCGGATTGATGAGTCCACTGCATAA